Proteins co-encoded in one Meiothermus sp. genomic window:
- the rpsP gene encoding 30S ribosomal protein S16, with protein sequence MTKIRLSRFGSKGNPHYRIVVMDSRTKRDGGYIERIGYYDPRKTTKDWLKIDQERLQYWLGVGAQPTDTVKKLIKQANPGA encoded by the coding sequence ATGACCAAGATTCGTTTGTCCCGTTTCGGTTCCAAAGGCAACCCTCATTACCGCATTGTGGTGATGGACAGCCGTACCAAGCGCGATGGTGGCTACATCGAGCGCATCGGTTACTACGACCCCCGCAAGACCACCAAAGACTGGCTGAAGATCGACCAGGAGCGCTTGCAGTACTGGTTGGGGGTGGGTGCCCAGCCCACCGATACCGTAAAAAAGCTCATCAAACAGGCCAACCCTGGGGCCTAA
- a CDS encoding KH domain-containing protein: MKDLVEYLAKAVVDHPASIRVDERRGREGLVYYIETHPEDKGRIIGRQGRVIESIRTVVRSFAKGRVSVEVR; the protein is encoded by the coding sequence ATGAAAGACCTCGTGGAGTACCTGGCAAAAGCAGTGGTCGACCACCCGGCCTCGATTCGTGTGGATGAGCGCCGGGGGCGCGAAGGGTTGGTGTACTACATCGAGACCCACCCCGAAGACAAAGGCCGGATTATCGGCCGGCAGGGCCGCGTTATCGAGAGCATCCGCACGGTGGTGCGCTCGTTTGCCAAGGGCCGGGTTTCGGTGGAAGTTCGTTAA